From the Telopea speciosissima isolate NSW1024214 ecotype Mountain lineage chromosome 9, Tspe_v1, whole genome shotgun sequence genome, the window GaatcaatctctctttctcttgaaaTCTTTATCCTTCTAATTATGTTCatgttctttttggtttttgattgaTTTGCAGGACTGTTAAAAATCGGGAGGTAATTAAAATGAAAACATAATGGATTTACTTGGTGGAAAAAAATCATCTGCAGTGCAGGCTTGACAACTCGACATGTGGAAGTTGCGACATCCAATGGTACCaagctcaaaaagaaaaaaaaataataatcttgCTTCGAGctcgcaccgttggatgaagttTCTTCCATGTGTCGAGTTCTCAGGCCCGCACTGCAATGCACTAATGAGGATTTTAGTCCTTAATTGATTCTCAGTCCTTGCTTATGTATCTATGTGAGTTCACATACGTATCATGTGCATGCAGTATATGATAAGGACCTTAAAGAAACTCAAGAGCGAAAACGATGTTGCTCTCCAGCTAGCCAAGtttgttcttcctttctcttcctcaaatagtttttaattttcttcttctgttttttttttttttcatatttggaTTTATATTCTAATGAAATTACATTCTCTTTTTGATCCGTTAACTATGGTTTGAATCAGTCCTGGAGCTGTTAACTCTAATGTGGAGGTAAATTACACATCTTAATTCTTATCATCTAATTAATCTTATTTCAACTCTTTtaagtttaataattaaaattttcattctaGGAACTCCAACAAGAGATTAGTAGATTCCAACAACAACTTCAGATGGCCGAGGAACAATTAAGGTGATatacttgaaaggataaaacCTCATTTACCTGTTTAATTATATGCACGTACCATTTAGTAACTTATTATcttctttaatttaatttaactgAAATTAAGGATTTTTGAGCCGGACCCACTAAAGCTCACATCAATGGGTGAACTAGAATCATGTGAGAGGCAGCTTATGGATGCATTGACACGTGTTACACAAAGAAAGGTAAAGGCTGACGCTGATATCTCTCTCTTATTAATATTGTACCAACAGCTCAATCTTAAGCCATTggtcttaattttttttttccttttgttttgtttttttttttttttttggcagaaaTATCTGTTAGGTAACCAAATATCGTCTTATGATCAATCCAATATTCAGgtgagtcaaaaaaaaaaaaaaaaaaaatgtattaaggTAAGGGCAAGGTTCTAAATTTCGGTTTCGATGTCGATTTCGATTCTAGTTGAAATTTAGATTTTTCAGGTTTTGaccgaaacttggtattttctGGGCAAAGCTTGATATATCATATTGATCAAAACTGATCGAAACTTAGTATGAGTCAGTATCAACTAAAGATTTCATCTCGGTTTCTAGTGAAACCAATATATCCCAGTTGAAACTGTAGAATAAGAACTATGGGTATGGGTCCAGTTGGTATGATTGCTTGTGACGATCTGTTCGTCTAATAGGAGTGTGTGCTTTGGTATTTTAAAAGGGGCTTTTGTCTTCATTTAAGGGTTCATGTATAATCGTGCACCATGCATGGCCGTACATGAAACTTTTCTTCTTAagataataaaggaaaaaagaaaaaatagctTGATCCCTACtacattaaaaaagaaagggaaacgAATCATCATGACCCAGAGTATAATTTTCCTCTTACATGGAGTTCTTTATTAGTTTCTCTCACTTGCTCTgatcatgtgggtcccatatggATAATACCGTTTTCGCGTTGTTGTTGCCGTGGCATGCAAATTCTATCATTGTCAAAAACCGTTTTCATTGAATAAAATTATCTGATTTCCTTTTTTGccaaaagtttttctttttatttttcatcgGTGATGTGACCCTATAATTGGACTTCGGCTCGTCATTAACTCACACATTCAATTGTTCATACCTATAAATGCCCTTAATCAAATGGTTTCAATATATAAGGAGATGgaattctttcttcatcatgagtgatttttttttttttaaataaatgcaGATGTATTTGGATTCTCAAGAGGGGATGCCCACATCATTTGAGAATGAGGTTGTGGGTTGGTTGCCAGAGAATGCACACCAGTCTAACCAAATTTTCCTTGGACCTGACTCTTTGGTTCCTCTAAGGTAagtttttttgttaatttctcTAAGAGATCTTCAGcttcagcccagcccagcccagcccaacctagCCCAGTAAATAATTATGATTTGGTGATTGGAACTTTGGGCTTTAAATTTGCAGGGATCAGTCATCCTCAATATATGACACATTGTCTCATGGAGCAAGCTTAAATGTGGACCCACGAGGCATGGGAGAGTGCAATGTCAGCAGTACAAGCGATGGGAATCTTCCACCTTGGCCCCAGGGTTACACATCCAGTGATCTTCTCTCTGCTCTCATGCCACCTTCTTCATTCCCTCTAAtccaggttctctctctctctctctcatgatgGACCATAGGGCCCAAGACAGGCCCGACCGAATAAAACCGAAACTAATCcagttttggttttggaaagGTTGGTTAATCCATCGGTTTAGCCAATTTTATGTATATTTTGGCTAATCGGTTTGGTTGTTGGGTTAATGTGTttcaattaaaattgaaaatgcTCTAGAGAACCGGACCGATTAAGACCCGACCAAAACCGACTGGTTGACAACCCTACATATGAGACACAGTACTATGCTAGTATAGATAGGATATGTAATGGCTAATAAAGGCTAACTAGTAGACGTTGATCTTGATGCCAGCAGGGAATGACCGGCCCAGATATGCAATCAATAATGCCACGTGAGCAAGAGGAGACCCCACCGAGCTGTTCTCACATGCCTGCCAATCAAGAGGGTGCCAATTATGACTTATGAGATCAACGTCTCCCATAGCTTAATATTCATGAATTTAAGCTTTTGTTTGCCGTTGccatagaagaagaacttaggTAGCAATGTAGCTCAGGGATGGATCGGTGGCTCTGCGCTACaatgcgcctgggtgaggctgaaACCCAAATGAAAAGCATATATATAGTTGGATACAGAATATTAATTTACTTCCTTTGTTTTGGGACAGATTTTGATAATAGAATCCCAAAACCGCTCATTTACTGTAATATCCTTAATTAAAGACTTGAAAAATTTTACACCTCAATCTATGCATCAGTATCACTGtccatgttatttttttttaatgagagagagagagaacgctaTTTGATCGCATGGCCCTTGTGTCAGCACGGGCGAGGGGGACCAATGGGAACGCacacccaagcatccaatatggggccagggtggtcattttgccacccatgtgtctgggtgtagggggTGCGAGCAagcagccttcttcttccctttatgTATACATATAAAATCCTTGCATGAATCGAACGATTCGATTTCAATTGCTATAGGTTTCAACCAAACAGCCATCTCAATAGTCAAATTTCAACTCAGTACACAATGAAAgaaaatagccaaaaaaatgataattgtATGTACACTCAATGCTTGGCACATATTATTCCAGCCATTGCGATTTAGAGTGCACAAATGGGTATATCTAGAAGCAAAAGAACATGTATCGAGCACGAAGCATATGGGTTGCGAGTTGGGCTCATCCAAATCTAGAATGAGATCTGAATGATAATAATTTATTACTAGATGAAACTCTCCGCTTTCAATTTTTGCTGCATGTTTCACATAGAAGGCAGAACAACTCCAGtgatatttacttgtttccATAAAATCCTTTTAAAGGAAATCTTGAATTTCTCATTTGCAAATCTCTTAAAGTTGAGAGGGCCTTTGGATAGTCCGTGCTTTAGTAAACAATGTCCGGATTTATATTGCAAAGCTACAGGTCAGGCTATAAATTTCCAAACCTTTAGTCCTAATATTCATGTGATGTTCAAACGGTGGTTCTCCAAGGTACTTGGAGTTCCCTATGGTGATGGGCCATTAAAATACCTTGGGTTACCGATGGGATTTGGTGTGTCAAAGAAAAATTTGTTTGATGATGTAAATGAACAGTCCCTTACAAATTGGAAGGTTGGAAACAATGGTTTTTTTAATCTCATACATGTAGGGAAGTCCTTCTTAAGGCGACAATCTCGAACTTCTATATCAAATTTCGCGGGTTCTTATTTCAAAATTCTTGTGTCACACTATGATGCTATCAGAAAGGCAATTGCCATTTTTTATTGGGGCATGTCAGACGAAGGACCAAAAATACAATGGATTTCACGGTCAAGATTGTGTCTATCAAAATCATAAAGGGGGCTCGGTTTCAAGGATTGCAAATTACAGAATTTAGCATTATTATCCAAGGCTGTCTGGCGTTTATGGTCTTCACCATCAGAGTCACATTGAGCCCGCTTCATCAAATCCATATATTTTCCCTCTACTGATTTTCTTCATATTAGGTTTAGAAATAGGCCTTCGTGGGAATGGAGAAATCTCTTGGAAG encodes:
- the LOC122640702 gene encoding agamous-like MADS-box protein AGL104 → MGRVKLQIKRIENNTNRQVTFSKRRNGLIKKAYELSILCDIDIALIMFSPSGRLSHFSGKKRIEDVLTRYINLPDHDTGGTVKNREYMIRTLKKLKSENDVALQLANPGAVNSNVEELQQEISRFQQQLQMAEEQLRIFEPDPLKLTSMGELESCERQLMDALTRVTQRKKYLLGNQISSYDQSNIQMYLDSQEGMPTSFENEVVGWLPENAHQSNQIFLGPDSLVPLRDQSSSIYDTLSHGASLNVDPRGMGECNVSSTSDGNLPPWPQGYTSSDLLSALMPPSSFPLIQGMTGPDMQSIMPREQEETPPSCSHMPANQEGANYDL